The Synergistetes bacterium HGW-Synergistetes-1 DNA segment TGGTCGGAGAGATCCGCGCCATCAAGGTGGTGTGCTAGCCATGACAGAGAAAAAGAATGTCATCTGTCGCTGTGAAGAGATAGAGATCGACGAGATCCGCAAGTGGATCGATGCAGGCTATACAAATTTTGAAGAACTTAAGAGGATCCTCCGCGTAGGCATGGGACCCTGCCAGGGCAGAGGCTGCCGCGACATAATCCTTCGCGAGCTCTCCAAGGCAACAGGTAAACCAGTAGCAGAGCTTCTGCCTGGAGTTATCAGGCCTCCGGTGAAACCGGTCAAAGCCAAACTATTGGCCGAAGATAACGAATAGGAGGTAGGGTGCTATGACTGTAAAAACAGCGGATGTAATTATAGTAGGCGGAGGAGTTCACGGAGCATCCACCGCGTATGAACTGGCAAAAGCCGGTGTAAATGTAGTTCTTTTTGAAAAGGAATATCTTGGTTCCGGCGGTTCAGGCCGCTCAGCGGCCGGTCTTCGCCAGCACTTTGGAACGGAGACCAACCTCCACATGGCCAAATACAACCTTCAGGTTTTCCCGACACTTGAGGAAGAGCTTGATACAGGTATGTCACTTGAGTTTACTCAGTGGGGATACATGTGGGTAGCATATGCAGATACAGTTCTTGCTCAGCTTCAGAAGAACGTAGACCTGCAGAGAAGCCTGGATATCCCTTCAGTCATGATGAAGCCTGATGAAGTCAAAGCCCGTTGGCCGTATCTCTGCATGGACGGTATCATCGGCGTTGCATTCTGCGGCGATGACGGACACATCAACCCTCAGACGCTGACTCTCTCATATGGTCACGCTGCCCGCAGACTGGGCGCAACAGTTAAGACATATTGCCCGGTAGTGAAGCTTCTTGCAGAAAACGGCAAGATAAAGGGTGTAGTTACAGAAGACGGTGAAGAGTGGCATGCTCCTAAAGTCCTTCTCTCTGCAGGACCATGGTCAACACCATTGGCAGCAACTATAGGCGTGGATCTTCCCGTTTATGCAGAACGTCACAATCTGCTCATAACAGAGCCAGTAGAAGTTTTTGACTGTCCGATGGTCCTCTGTCTTGATGACGGCGCATATTTCAAGCAGTGCCCGAACGGAACTTTCATGTTCGGTCGCGATGACCAGGATGAACCGCACACAACAGAGTGCTCAAACAGCGCTAAATTCCTTGAAGGCGTAACAAAGAGCGTTCTTAAGAGGATCCCTGCACTCAGCGGAGTCAGGGTAGTTCGACAGTGGTCAGGTCCTTACGACAACACCCCCGACCATAATGCGATAATCGACTGGACACCCGTAGAAGGCCTGCTCGTCAACTGTGGCTGGAGCGGTCACGGACTTCAGTTCGGACCCTCCGGCGGACGAGTCTGCAAAGAACTCCTTATGGGTGAAAAACCATTTGTAGACCTTTACCGTTTCCGTCTTTCCAGATTTGCCGAAAACGACCTTTTCTTCGAGCCGGCATTCATCTAATATCAGCACAAAAAATAAATACATCAAGGGACGGACATCTCGTTGTCCGTCCCTTGTTTTCTGTCTTGCATTTTATTTCACAAAGTGGTATAACGTGTCGCGGACTCTCTTGCGCTGAGTCTGAAGTGACCCTTTTTAGTTATTAAATATGGATATTACATCCTGCTGTATAAGGGGCAAAAATCAGAAATGGACCGTCGCAGCGTTGGTGTTTTTGTTAATAAATTAATATTTGCAGTTGTGATAGGCATTTTTGTATTTGCCTCCTACTCTATATCTGCCTCGTTGGCCTTTATGGTCCCTTCAGAATTTGGTCGCGATCAGAACTGTTCATCCTTACCTTCGCACTTTATGCCGACTGGCACTCCGAACTTTCCTGACACTCCCTTATCACCGAATCCGGATGAGGATGAACTGCCCGCTGCTCTGAGAAGCTTCTGCGAAGCGTTCTGCAACACGGGAACATTCAATTTCAGGGCGAGAAATAAAACTGTATCTCAGTTAGAAGCGGTTTTTTTGACGTCCCCTGACGGCAGTTGTCCACCTCCATCAATTCTTGAACTTAACTTTTACGGGTCAGAACACATTTGCGCAAAAGCCTTTTACAGCGTTAAAACCACACGTAAATTGGAATAAACTACCTCCAACGTTCATTTCTCTTCAAATTGACATGTCTGCTCTGTAGGGGGAGACATGGATCCTGTG contains these protein-coding regions:
- a CDS encoding (2Fe-2S)-binding protein, with the protein product MTEKKNVICRCEEIEIDEIRKWIDAGYTNFEELKRILRVGMGPCQGRGCRDIILRELSKATGKPVAELLPGVIRPPVKPVKAKLLAEDNE
- a CDS encoding FAD-dependent oxidoreductase, translated to MTVKTADVIIVGGGVHGASTAYELAKAGVNVVLFEKEYLGSGGSGRSAAGLRQHFGTETNLHMAKYNLQVFPTLEEELDTGMSLEFTQWGYMWVAYADTVLAQLQKNVDLQRSLDIPSVMMKPDEVKARWPYLCMDGIIGVAFCGDDGHINPQTLTLSYGHAARRLGATVKTYCPVVKLLAENGKIKGVVTEDGEEWHAPKVLLSAGPWSTPLAATIGVDLPVYAERHNLLITEPVEVFDCPMVLCLDDGAYFKQCPNGTFMFGRDDQDEPHTTECSNSAKFLEGVTKSVLKRIPALSGVRVVRQWSGPYDNTPDHNAIIDWTPVEGLLVNCGWSGHGLQFGPSGGRVCKELLMGEKPFVDLYRFRLSRFAENDLFFEPAFI